One part of the Deltaproteobacteria bacterium genome encodes these proteins:
- a CDS encoding cytochrome c — translation MRTPAIPAGRFLACLFLAAAGCATSLQTSRPAGEVPRGSLSPQPEPADPVTADLPTDPESLRRGERLFKRHACNGCHGFGEYFGKCPDLKGVTSRRTPGWLREWLRDPEQMRQADSDARQLSEQYEAVMPFLGLSENDISDLMGYLATDGNRPESR, via the coding sequence ATGCGAACTCCGGCCATCCCGGCAGGCAGGTTTCTTGCCTGCCTCTTTCTCGCCGCCGCTGGCTGCGCCACTTCATTGCAGACCTCCCGGCCGGCAGGGGAGGTTCCTCGGGGCAGCCTCTCTCCCCAGCCGGAACCGGCGGATCCCGTAACCGCTGACCTGCCCACGGATCCTGAATCTCTCAGACGCGGCGAGCGCCTGTTCAAAAGACACGCCTGCAATGGATGCCATGGCTTTGGCGAATACTTCGGGAAGTGCCCGGACCTGAAGGGCGTTACGTCGCGCCGGACGCCCGGCTGGCTTCGTGAATGGCTCCGCGACCCGGAGCAGATGCGGCAGGCGGACAGCGATGCACGGCAGCTTTCAGAGCAATATGAGGCCGTCATGCCATTTCTCGGCCTCAGCGAAAACGACATATCGGACCTGATGGGCTACCTGGCCACTGATGGCAACCGTCCGGAGAGCCGCTAA
- a CDS encoding DUF542 domain-containing protein, with protein MTTEQVSKQTINELVKREPRVLRILGEYGIDTCCGGARTIEDAAKTGGIDLAKLEREIEALLAAKTS; from the coding sequence ATGACCACAGAACAGGTGAGCAAGCAGACCATCAATGAACTCGTCAAGCGCGAGCCCAGGGTCCTGCGGATCCTGGGCGAGTACGGCATCGACACCTGCTGCGGCGGCGCACGCACCATCGAGGACGCGGCGAAAACCGGCGGAATCGACCTGGCGAAGCTCGAAAGGGAAATCGAAGCGCTGCTTGCCGCCAAAACCTCCTGA
- a CDS encoding pyridoxamine 5'-phosphate oxidase family protein, with product MQELDHNEIASLLQSAPLARLGMIGPDGPYIIPMPFYFDGEAFYMRLPQRGRKHDCLSHDPRICIEVDGYTPDLTVYWSVIADCVLDPVPEAALIETVRQKNHDKYEQLRGASRKGHGRPKAAPGQSPIRRFAVRSIGGRRSDRGIIDFSTAELAQQPVTGTNTNAA from the coding sequence ATGCAGGAACTTGATCACAACGAAATCGCCAGCCTGCTCCAGTCGGCGCCACTGGCACGGCTTGGAATGATTGGCCCGGACGGGCCGTACATCATTCCGATGCCGTTCTATTTCGACGGCGAGGCATTCTACATGCGGCTGCCCCAGCGGGGCCGGAAGCACGACTGCCTCAGCCATGATCCGCGCATCTGCATCGAAGTGGACGGTTACACCCCGGACCTGACGGTCTACTGGTCGGTCATCGCAGACTGCGTCCTGGATCCCGTGCCTGAGGCAGCCCTCATCGAAACAGTCCGGCAGAAAAACCACGACAAGTACGAGCAGCTCCGCGGTGCTTCCCGGAAGGGGCACGGGCGGCCGAAAGCGGCGCCGGGGCAGAGCCCCATCCGGCGGTTCGCCGTCCGTTCCATCGGCGGCAGGCGCTCCGACCGCGGGATCATCGACTTTTCAACCGCCGAACTGGCGCAGCAGCCGGTGACGGGAACGAATACCAATGCCGCCTGA
- a CDS encoding DUF2249 domain-containing protein: MEYTIVDVRGMIESGTDPFEHVVAAFDRLKAGEEFVLVTPFDPKPLVSFLSRRGAQTSLMQSTPGDVRYRISSTGERYARKSGDSRKNAEGVLDLRGLEPPEPMVLILEAVDRSGPAQPVRAILSRMPGHLIQMLEQRGIPASIEERDEAYFLTVTKP; this comes from the coding sequence ATGGAATACACCATTGTCGATGTGAGGGGAATGATCGAAAGCGGCACGGATCCGTTCGAGCACGTCGTTGCGGCGTTTGACCGCCTCAAGGCTGGCGAAGAGTTCGTGCTGGTAACCCCGTTCGACCCCAAACCGCTCGTCTCGTTCCTCAGCCGTCGTGGCGCCCAAACCAGCCTGATGCAGAGCACGCCCGGCGATGTCCGCTACCGGATCAGTTCCACGGGGGAGAGATACGCCAGGAAGTCCGGCGATTCGCGCAAAAACGCGGAAGGAGTCCTGGACCTTCGCGGGCTCGAACCGCCGGAACCAATGGTGCTCATACTCGAGGCCGTTGATCGGTCGGGACCGGCACAACCGGTCCGGGCTATTCTCAGCCGCATGCCCGGCCACCTGATCCAGATGCTCGAACAGCGGGGTATCCCGGCTTCAATCGAGGAACGTGACGAGGCATATTTCCTCACAGTCACCAAACCATGA
- a CDS encoding Crp/Fnr family transcriptional regulator yields MAVIIRFPGIENIEFLQQMEPALRERLLERAREVRFERERPVFHEGSDSATGYFVLEGWVKLIKTAPNGKPSIVGLIGPGEALGVAVAYEGGPYPATAIPATAGRMVAIPRSDIVGVLDSNARLVKQLFSMVSGRLRQTAGSQTMLAAATVESRLAQLCVELLHRMVQIGGDPNVLPRILTRREMAEMVGTSVETSIRVFRKWETMGIIESDPEHLIIRDRKRLEALVSASRGTSGS; encoded by the coding sequence TTGGCGGTCATTATCAGATTTCCGGGAATCGAGAATATCGAATTCCTGCAGCAAATGGAGCCGGCGCTGCGGGAACGGCTTCTGGAGCGGGCCCGTGAGGTCAGGTTCGAACGGGAGCGGCCCGTATTTCATGAGGGCAGCGACTCCGCCACCGGCTACTTCGTGCTGGAAGGCTGGGTGAAACTCATCAAGACGGCGCCGAACGGCAAGCCCAGCATCGTGGGGCTGATCGGCCCCGGCGAGGCACTCGGTGTGGCCGTCGCCTATGAAGGTGGCCCCTATCCCGCGACCGCCATACCTGCGACGGCCGGGCGGATGGTCGCGATTCCCAGGTCTGACATCGTGGGGGTACTCGACTCCAACGCCAGGCTGGTGAAGCAGCTTTTTTCGATGGTCAGCGGGCGGTTGCGCCAGACGGCGGGCTCCCAGACCATGCTCGCCGCGGCGACCGTGGAATCCCGGCTAGCGCAACTGTGCGTCGAACTGCTCCACCGGATGGTCCAGATCGGCGGTGACCCGAACGTGCTCCCCCGGATACTGACGCGGCGGGAGATGGCCGAGATGGTCGGGACATCCGTCGAGACATCCATCCGGGTATTCCGCAAGTGGGAAACGATGGGAATTATCGAGTCCGATCCCGAGCACCTGATCATCCGTGACCGCAAGCGGCTGGAAGCCCTCGTTTCCGCCTCCCGCGGCACCTCCGGTTCCTGA
- a CDS encoding TIGR04053 family radical SAM/SPASM domain-containing protein encodes MAAPTPIRPVTTYEQAPLITIWELTRACDLTCTHCRADAVSHRDPLELDTDEGKRLLEDIRAMGGTVVVFTGGDPLKRPDVFELVSYGSALGLQMTMTPSATPLLTEAAVLRLKASGLKRLALSLDGPTAAIHDSRRGWSGSFERTLAIARYAADIGLSLQINSALDRRNAGELRALGALVSTLNVALWSVFYCVPTGRSRREEELTAGEIEKSCRELVQVAAEFHIPSKTTAAPQFRRLFTQMASRRDQSPNTEFVRRLSTFGVNDGKGFIFISHHGEIFPSGFLPVHCGNVRSQNLAEVYRHHPLLVSLRDSSRLEGKCGICEYREICGGSRARAFAHTGNPLAEDPGCPYQPPSGARAIAV; translated from the coding sequence ATGGCTGCCCCCACGCCGATCCGTCCGGTCACCACTTACGAACAGGCCCCGCTCATCACGATCTGGGAACTGACCCGGGCCTGCGATCTCACCTGCACCCACTGCCGGGCCGATGCCGTCAGCCACCGGGATCCCCTGGAACTGGATACGGACGAGGGGAAAAGGCTCCTGGAAGATATCCGTGCCATGGGTGGAACCGTTGTGGTGTTCACCGGCGGCGATCCGCTGAAGCGGCCCGACGTGTTCGAACTCGTGAGCTACGGCAGCGCACTCGGCCTGCAGATGACAATGACACCTTCGGCAACTCCATTATTGACCGAAGCGGCGGTGCTGCGTCTTAAAGCCTCAGGCCTGAAGCGCCTTGCCCTGTCGCTCGACGGCCCCACCGCCGCCATTCACGACAGCCGGCGGGGCTGGAGCGGGTCCTTCGAGCGGACGCTTGCCATCGCGCGCTACGCGGCGGACATCGGCCTGTCGCTCCAGATCAACAGCGCGCTGGACCGCCGGAATGCCGGTGAACTCCGGGCCCTCGGCGCCCTGGTAAGCACGCTCAATGTGGCGCTCTGGAGCGTGTTCTACTGCGTCCCGACCGGAAGATCGCGCCGGGAAGAGGAGCTGACGGCCGGAGAGATCGAAAAGAGCTGCCGGGAACTGGTGCAGGTGGCGGCCGAATTCCACATCCCGTCAAAGACCACGGCGGCACCGCAGTTCCGGCGGCTCTTTACCCAGATGGCCAGCCGCAGGGACCAGTCGCCCAATACGGAGTTTGTCCGCCGCCTGTCGACCTTCGGCGTTAACGACGGAAAAGGGTTCATCTTCATCTCCCATCACGGAGAGATTTTCCCCAGCGGATTTCTTCCCGTTCACTGCGGGAACGTCCGGTCGCAAAATCTCGCCGAGGTTTACCGGCATCATCCGCTTCTCGTCTCGCTCCGGGACTCCAGCCGCCTCGAAGGCAAATGCGGGATATGCGAGTACCGCGAAATCTGCGGTGGTTCCAGGGCCCGGGCGTTCGCCCATACCGGAAACCCGCTGGCCGAAGACCCCGGTTGCCCCTACCAGCCGCCTTCAGGAGCCCGGGCCATCGCCGTCTGA
- a CDS encoding c-type cytochrome, with protein MALSRTASRNIFVLGSIGCAVALLAMTIDFHRVAAERTREAENLTEASVRGKEVWEKYNCVNCHGRLGEGAYYAPDLTVAYERMGAGWIEHMLKDPQTAYWGPPENAVGRRKMPHLKMTDEEVADMIEFLKFLNGINRNNWPPEGSWPRGVPIPPGTDEAKGEHLFETLGCRECHGANGRRSRTPVGPDLTYVSSRLPREWIKQEIQVPAADYPETKMPDFSVSDEDTELIIRYLDYINEKGGGIIGGHPKGPRTKITLATPPKVEEPPPGSEDDLFGGQ; from the coding sequence ATGGCGCTGTCCCGCACTGCATCGCGAAATATTTTTGTTCTGGGAAGTATCGGCTGCGCCGTGGCGTTGCTGGCGATGACAATCGACTTCCACCGGGTCGCCGCCGAGCGGACACGCGAGGCGGAAAATCTCACGGAAGCGTCAGTCCGCGGCAAGGAGGTCTGGGAGAAATACAACTGCGTGAACTGCCACGGCCGGCTCGGCGAAGGCGCCTACTACGCACCGGATCTCACCGTCGCTTACGAGCGGATGGGTGCGGGCTGGATCGAGCACATGCTCAAGGATCCGCAGACCGCCTACTGGGGCCCGCCGGAAAATGCGGTCGGACGGCGCAAGATGCCGCACCTCAAGATGACCGATGAGGAAGTCGCCGACATGATCGAGTTCCTGAAGTTCCTCAACGGCATCAACCGGAACAACTGGCCGCCGGAAGGAAGCTGGCCGCGCGGTGTTCCGATTCCGCCGGGAACCGATGAAGCCAAAGGCGAGCACCTGTTCGAGACACTCGGCTGCAGGGAATGTCACGGAGCCAACGGCCGCCGGAGCCGGACGCCGGTCGGTCCCGACCTGACCTATGTGTCGAGCCGGCTTCCCAGGGAATGGATCAAGCAGGAGATACAGGTTCCGGCAGCCGACTATCCGGAAACCAAGATGCCGGACTTCAGTGTCTCCGACGAAGACACCGAACTGATCATCAGATATCTTGATTATATCAACGAGAAGGGCGGCGGCATTATCGGAGGCCATCCGAAGGGGCCCCGCACCAAGATCACGCTGGCGACTCCGCCCAAGGTGGAGGAACCGCCGCCGGGATCAGAAGATGACCTCTTTGGCGGGCAATGA
- a CDS encoding cbb3-type cytochrome c oxidase subunit I: MYPETNKVVRWHFGIALLLFALQLVFGLLSVIHYVNGDALSGTLLEFHVVRTCHINLLVVWLLIGFFGATYHIVSEESQRELYSPKLAMITLAAFVGGGVAGLVGYIFFHHWQGREFLELPLYLDVAVVIVVLAFLYNAIMTVWKGQRRTTVEMVLLLGLVLMALLYFPGNMFFRNEALQSFYWWWTIHLWVEGVWELIMGAMLAFMLIKMTGVDREVMEKWLYVVVSLTFFTGILGIGHHYYWIGTPNYWLFVGAFFSALEPLAFVAMIIYAVYAKQKSRRDHPNGAAMIWTIGCTIMAFVGIMLGFAQTLPGINSYTHGTHVTASHGHYAFFGAYAMINLAFFTYMLPILNKIEAEEWKQSRSVASFWIMVLSMIGLSTAVMVAGIVQTVYERVNGIPYITVQEHGTMQLSYQLWLVFGLCFTAGALLFIYDFFAPQKVSAEEAASAKVATAAGG, translated from the coding sequence ATGTATCCGGAAACCAACAAAGTCGTCAGATGGCACTTCGGGATCGCGCTGCTTCTGTTTGCCCTGCAGCTGGTGTTCGGGCTGCTGTCGGTAATTCACTACGTGAACGGGGATGCCCTGTCCGGCACGCTGCTGGAGTTTCACGTCGTCCGCACCTGCCACATCAACCTGCTGGTGGTCTGGCTGCTGATCGGCTTCTTTGGCGCGACGTATCATATCGTTTCCGAGGAATCCCAGCGGGAGCTGTACTCGCCCAAGCTGGCCATGATCACGCTGGCGGCGTTCGTGGGCGGCGGCGTGGCGGGACTGGTGGGCTATATCTTCTTCCACCACTGGCAGGGACGCGAGTTCCTGGAGCTACCCCTCTATCTCGATGTCGCCGTAGTCATTGTGGTCCTGGCGTTCCTTTACAACGCCATCATGACTGTCTGGAAGGGCCAGCGCCGCACGACGGTGGAAATGGTGCTGCTTCTGGGACTGGTGCTGATGGCGCTGCTCTATTTCCCCGGCAACATGTTCTTCCGCAACGAGGCGCTTCAGTCGTTCTACTGGTGGTGGACGATCCATCTCTGGGTGGAAGGCGTATGGGAACTGATCATGGGCGCGATGCTTGCGTTCATGCTGATCAAGATGACCGGCGTGGACCGCGAGGTGATGGAGAAGTGGCTCTACGTGGTCGTCTCGCTGACCTTCTTCACGGGAATCCTGGGCATCGGGCACCACTACTACTGGATCGGCACGCCGAACTACTGGCTGTTCGTCGGGGCGTTCTTCAGCGCGCTGGAACCGCTCGCGTTCGTGGCAATGATCATCTACGCCGTCTACGCGAAGCAGAAATCCAGGCGCGATCACCCCAACGGTGCGGCGATGATCTGGACCATCGGTTGCACGATCATGGCATTCGTGGGGATCATGCTCGGTTTCGCCCAGACGCTGCCGGGGATCAATTCCTACACGCATGGCACGCATGTGACGGCCTCGCACGGACACTACGCATTCTTCGGTGCCTACGCGATGATAAACCTTGCGTTCTTCACCTACATGCTGCCGATCCTCAACAAGATCGAGGCAGAAGAGTGGAAACAGTCGCGCAGCGTCGCGTCCTTCTGGATCATGGTGCTTTCGATGATCGGCCTGTCCACGGCCGTCATGGTCGCCGGCATCGTCCAGACGGTCTACGAGCGGGTGAACGGCATCCCGTACATTACCGTGCAGGAGCACGGCACGATGCAGCTTTCCTACCAGCTCTGGCTGGTGTTCGGACTCTGCTTCACCGCCGGAGCGCTCCTGTTCATCTATGATTTCTTCGCGCCACAGAAGGTGTCGGCCGAAGAGGCCGCATCGGCAAAAGTCGCCACAGCGGCCGGTGGTTGA
- a CDS encoding CbbQ/NirQ/NorQ/GpvN family protein: MVKQPGTVSQVKTGEGLPYYIPTGREVEVFQAAYSRKAPVMLKGPTGCGKTRFVQHMAVRLGVPVVTVPCHDDLTAADLVGRHLIQGGETKWVDGPLTRAVREGAICYLDEVIEARKDTVVVIHPLTDDRRTLFIERTGETLHAPPSFMLVMSFNPGYQSPLKALKPSTRQRFVGIDLTWPEPELEEKIVCHETGIDPQSSHRLVRLARKIRPLREQGLEEIPGTRAIIHAANLIKAGVAPVEAAIAALGVPLTEEPQLIDSIRTLAGMSFPEQES; the protein is encoded by the coding sequence ATGGTCAAGCAGCCCGGCACGGTTTCGCAGGTGAAAACCGGAGAAGGACTTCCCTATTACATCCCGACGGGTAGGGAGGTGGAGGTCTTTCAGGCGGCATACAGCCGCAAGGCGCCAGTGATGCTGAAGGGGCCGACCGGGTGCGGGAAAACCCGGTTCGTGCAGCACATGGCTGTCCGTCTGGGCGTTCCCGTGGTGACGGTCCCGTGCCACGACGACCTGACGGCGGCCGACCTGGTCGGGCGCCACCTGATTCAGGGTGGCGAGACGAAATGGGTTGATGGCCCGCTGACCCGGGCCGTCCGCGAAGGCGCCATCTGCTACCTCGATGAGGTCATCGAGGCACGCAAGGACACGGTCGTCGTGATTCACCCCCTGACCGATGACCGCCGGACCCTGTTCATCGAACGGACCGGCGAGACACTCCACGCGCCGCCTTCGTTCATGCTGGTGATGAGCTTCAACCCCGGCTACCAGAGCCCGCTGAAGGCCCTCAAGCCGTCAACACGTCAGCGGTTCGTCGGAATCGATCTCACCTGGCCGGAGCCGGAACTGGAAGAGAAGATCGTCTGCCATGAGACGGGTATCGATCCCCAGTCATCTCACCGCCTGGTCCGGCTTGCCCGGAAGATCCGGCCCCTGCGGGAACAGGGGCTGGAGGAGATCCCCGGCACGCGGGCCATTATCCATGCAGCGAACCTGATCAAGGCAGGCGTTGCCCCGGTGGAAGCGGCCATTGCGGCCCTTGGCGTGCCGCTGACCGAGGAACCCCAGCTCATCGATTCGATCCGTACCCTTGCGGGCATGTCGTTCCCTGAACAGGAGTCCTAG
- a CDS encoding VWA domain-containing protein, with product MDYGAWAFIGLFAFAFVGFLLYYRELSEIKEAARVIDEAENRDHDILQRLTVLARALLGPHVMLVQGNAVSVLSGDGPVQMAGLPVRESRDIPEDQRLEWHRFQLAVVHAWNETGRLPPDDLRNRRIDHYLQEELPGIFSLRERLMRFENKERRLYPALELMIVPVEDRPAVPAEAPPPPSGDTGDGKEPASLFRRGKRVDPKSQKQGLNLNIGSQFEFGTRAYGTTLRKDEENEAHPSEAGDAPLSPMADPDSTSAGKTVAAGNSRPEAGGSLSGKVFLYDEWDASTTSYRQKYCAVTESAAGVDAPSSGWAERMAAHRATQREIERILLSLMPLPRKLTREPYGDDVDLDAYVRSRCDLIAGRTPDDRIYERKVLRERSVSVALLIDWSASTERWVGRCRAFELGQESAAMFASALGKLGDPFSIYGFSGQGRDNVRVGRLKSFGEPWSPELVERFGAVGPGRFTRIGAAIRHAAAQIRPQRTAQRLLLVFSDGRPQDDDGYDGAYAVADVRQAVREARRNGVRPFCLALGDEARNHLPAMFGRDWAVHDDPGTLPERLAKIYVTLTCTA from the coding sequence ATGGACTATGGCGCATGGGCATTTATCGGCCTGTTCGCCTTCGCGTTCGTCGGCTTCCTGCTCTATTACCGGGAACTTTCCGAGATCAAGGAAGCCGCCCGGGTTATCGACGAGGCGGAAAACCGCGACCATGACATCCTCCAGCGGCTGACCGTTCTGGCGAGGGCGCTGCTGGGCCCCCATGTCATGCTGGTCCAGGGGAATGCCGTTTCGGTTCTGTCCGGCGACGGGCCGGTTCAGATGGCCGGCCTCCCGGTACGGGAATCCCGCGACATCCCGGAAGATCAGCGGCTCGAATGGCACCGGTTCCAGCTCGCGGTGGTTCACGCCTGGAACGAGACGGGCCGGCTTCCCCCGGATGACCTGCGCAACCGCCGGATTGACCATTATCTGCAGGAAGAACTTCCGGGCATATTCAGCTTGCGGGAGCGGCTGATGCGTTTCGAAAACAAGGAACGGCGGCTCTATCCGGCCCTCGAGCTGATGATCGTGCCGGTGGAAGACCGGCCGGCGGTGCCCGCCGAAGCGCCGCCCCCTCCATCTGGAGATACCGGTGACGGCAAGGAACCCGCTTCCCTTTTCAGGCGGGGCAAGCGGGTAGATCCGAAATCGCAGAAGCAGGGACTCAACCTGAACATTGGTTCCCAGTTCGAGTTCGGCACCCGGGCATACGGGACTACCCTCCGGAAGGATGAGGAGAATGAGGCGCACCCATCCGAGGCGGGCGATGCGCCCCTGTCCCCCATGGCCGATCCGGACTCAACGTCGGCAGGCAAGACCGTGGCAGCGGGCAATAGTCGCCCTGAAGCGGGCGGAAGCCTTTCGGGCAAGGTGTTCCTCTACGACGAGTGGGATGCCAGCACAACGTCATACCGCCAGAAGTATTGTGCCGTGACGGAATCAGCAGCCGGAGTGGATGCACCTTCATCCGGTTGGGCTGAGCGGATGGCTGCCCACCGGGCCACCCAGCGGGAAATCGAGCGGATCCTGCTTTCGCTCATGCCGCTGCCCCGGAAGCTGACCCGCGAGCCCTACGGGGATGACGTCGATCTCGATGCCTATGTCCGTTCGCGCTGCGATCTCATTGCCGGACGCACCCCGGACGACCGTATCTATGAACGGAAGGTGCTGCGCGAACGCTCGGTTTCCGTTGCCCTGCTGATCGACTGGAGCGCATCGACCGAACGGTGGGTGGGCCGGTGCAGGGCTTTTGAGCTCGGCCAGGAAAGCGCGGCGATGTTTGCCAGTGCGCTGGGCAAGCTCGGAGATCCGTTTTCGATATACGGGTTTTCGGGGCAGGGGAGGGACAACGTGCGCGTGGGGCGGCTGAAATCGTTTGGCGAGCCGTGGAGTCCCGAACTCGTCGAGCGGTTTGGAGCTGTCGGCCCGGGGCGGTTTACCCGGATCGGTGCTGCGATCCGGCATGCGGCTGCCCAGATCAGGCCCCAGCGAACCGCGCAGCGGCTGCTGCTGGTCTTTTCGGACGGGAGACCCCAGGACGACGACGGATACGACGGCGCTTATGCCGTTGCCGATGTCCGGCAGGCTGTCCGTGAAGCCCGCCGGAACGGTGTCCGGCCATTCTGTCTCGCTCTGGGCGATGAGGCCCGCAATCACCTGCCTGCCATGTTCGGCCGGGACTGGGCGGTTCATGATGATCCCGGAACCCTGCCGGAGCGCCTGGCCAAGATTTATGTCACATTAACCTGCACTGCCTGA
- a CDS encoding radical SAM protein: MLMVSELLELARGTPPKIVPPGGAGQGRYVTGLGPVVVWNVCKHCNMHCPHCYAAAITRPDDQDLGFEEGCHLLDDLRTIDAMAVIFSGGEPMLRRDILPLIRYAKKIGHRPQLSSNGVMITHEVARDLAAAGVEYVGISIDGTQEFNDRYRGMEQGYERAFRGADASLAAGMKVGIRMTVSRQNSGQIHELLDEVVRRRIQRFYVSHLVYSGRARDDHSYDLSVTENRALVEELFTRADRLLDEGAVTRVVTGGNDVDGPFLYFYVLKRYGELAARRVLKRLEARGGNSAGEKVINIDNRGNVHPDQFWTDARLGNVRHTPIAEILRHPLVGELRSRVERLEGKCRECAFKAACRGSHRERALASGGGLWSPDPSCYLTDAEIRRETVCEATA, translated from the coding sequence ATGCTGATGGTCAGCGAACTTCTTGAACTGGCGCGGGGAACCCCTCCGAAGATCGTTCCGCCCGGAGGTGCCGGCCAGGGGCGCTATGTGACGGGGCTGGGGCCGGTGGTCGTCTGGAATGTCTGCAAGCACTGCAACATGCATTGTCCGCACTGTTATGCGGCGGCCATCACCCGACCGGATGACCAGGATCTGGGCTTTGAGGAAGGCTGCCATCTGCTGGATGATCTCAGGACCATCGATGCGATGGCGGTTATTTTCTCGGGCGGGGAGCCGATGCTGCGGCGGGATATCCTCCCGCTCATCCGTTATGCGAAAAAGATAGGCCACCGCCCGCAGCTTTCCTCCAACGGCGTCATGATTACCCACGAAGTCGCCCGCGATCTGGCCGCGGCCGGAGTCGAGTACGTGGGAATCAGCATTGACGGCACGCAGGAGTTCAATGACCGCTACCGGGGCATGGAACAGGGTTACGAGCGCGCATTCCGGGGCGCCGATGCCAGCCTGGCGGCCGGGATGAAGGTGGGTATACGGATGACGGTTTCCCGCCAGAACAGCGGGCAGATCCATGAACTGCTGGATGAGGTGGTTCGCCGCCGGATACAGCGGTTCTACGTTTCCCACCTCGTTTACTCGGGCCGTGCAAGGGACGATCATTCCTATGACCTGTCGGTTACGGAAAACCGTGCTCTCGTCGAGGAACTGTTCACCCGTGCCGACCGGCTGCTCGATGAAGGTGCGGTCACGCGGGTCGTGACTGGCGGAAATGACGTGGACGGGCCGTTCCTGTATTTCTATGTGCTGAAGCGGTACGGCGAGCTGGCCGCCCGGCGGGTGCTGAAACGGCTGGAAGCCCGCGGCGGCAACTCGGCCGGCGAGAAGGTCATCAACATCGACAACCGGGGGAATGTCCACCCGGACCAGTTCTGGACCGACGCCCGGCTCGGGAATGTCCGGCACACACCGATAGCCGAAATCCTCCGGCACCCGCTTGTCGGCGAGCTCAGGTCGCGGGTCGAGCGCCTGGAGGGAAAGTGCCGGGAGTGCGCCTTCAAGGCCGCCTGCCGGGGTTCCCACCGGGAGCGGGCGCTGGCCTCCGGCGGCGGGCTCTGGAGTCCCGACCCGTCGTGCTACCTGACCGATGCCGAGATCCGCAGGGAGACCGTGTGCGAAGCAACTGCCTGA
- a CDS encoding protein nirF, whose amino-acid sequence MRSNCLIVLLLTIAISACAPVASGSGVGGRLFIVQRETESLSVYDSVNRKILPVKVSGLGNMRHATMVFSRDLRWGYVATRNGLLSRIDLNTLEADVQIQTSDNSIGLAISQDGRFVAVAEYKPGGITIVAADTMEVVARIPALTVVDGQEVRSRVTGLGDTDGNRFVCGLMDGNEIWMIDASRPDFPVEKKWKTPAPNPFDAFQTSEGRFYVAGHFESDKLTLMDLWYPDAEPREITIRDMASEVERSRPIKMPHMAMWAASGDEAYIPVVGEKRLAVLDRKTWQYRKSIPLRGNPVYAAMSPAGREIWVTFSGSEDDRFIEIIDVETGAVRGQIEAGRKIFHLAFSPRGDEMYVSANQDNRFIVIDTRTRQITGEYEIPSPSGIFGPWRAFQIGF is encoded by the coding sequence GTGCGAAGCAACTGCCTGATTGTCCTTCTGCTGACGATCGCCATCTCTGCCTGTGCTCCAGTCGCCAGCGGAAGCGGCGTGGGCGGCCGCCTGTTCATCGTCCAGCGCGAGACCGAAAGCCTCTCGGTGTATGACAGCGTGAACCGCAAGATACTTCCGGTAAAAGTGTCGGGTCTTGGCAACATGCGCCATGCGACGATGGTCTTTTCCCGTGATCTCCGGTGGGGCTACGTGGCGACCCGTAACGGCCTTTTGTCCCGAATTGACCTGAACACCCTTGAGGCTGACGTGCAGATCCAGACGTCGGACAACTCGATCGGGCTGGCGATATCGCAGGACGGCCGCTTTGTCGCAGTCGCCGAGTACAAGCCCGGCGGCATCACCATCGTGGCGGCCGACACGATGGAGGTCGTGGCCCGGATTCCCGCCCTGACCGTGGTGGACGGGCAGGAAGTCCGGTCCCGCGTGACCGGTCTAGGCGATACGGACGGAAACCGGTTCGTGTGCGGCCTCATGGACGGCAACGAGATATGGATGATTGATGCCTCGCGGCCGGATTTCCCGGTCGAGAAAAAATGGAAGACGCCGGCTCCCAACCCTTTTGATGCGTTCCAGACTTCCGAGGGACGGTTCTATGTCGCGGGACATTTCGAAAGCGACAAGCTGACACTGATGGACCTCTGGTACCCGGATGCCGAGCCACGGGAGATCACCATCCGTGACATGGCGAGCGAGGTGGAGCGAAGCCGCCCCATCAAGATGCCGCACATGGCGATGTGGGCCGCATCCGGGGACGAGGCCTACATTCCGGTGGTCGGTGAAAAGCGGCTTGCCGTGCTGGACCGCAAGACCTGGCAGTACCGGAAATCGATCCCGCTGCGGGGAAATCCGGTCTATGCGGCGATGTCGCCAGCCGGGCGGGAGATCTGGGTGACGTTCTCGGGCTCCGAGGACGACCGGTTTATCGAGATCATCGATGTCGAGACCGGAGCCGTGCGTGGCCAGATAGAGGCGGGAAGAAAGATTTTCCATCTGGCATTCAGCCCGCGGGGCGACGAAATGTATGTCAGTGCCAACCAGGACAACCGGTTCATTGTGATTGATACGCGCACGCGCCAGATTACCGGTGAATATGAAATCCCCTCTCCGTCGGGAATCTTCGGCCCCTGGCGCGCTTTCCAGATCGGATTCTGA